A genomic region of Mesobacillus jeotgali contains the following coding sequences:
- the argS gene encoding arginine--tRNA ligase, with amino-acid sequence MEYVKLYSELLAAEIGGLLTCNEIERLIEKPKFLHQGDMAFPCFQLAKTMRKPPAAIAKDLSSRLQHQINGSFNRFEAAGGYINAFLNKANVVKELLNEILQKKNRYGDLDLGESQAVTIDLSSPNIAKPFSMGHLRSTVIGNSLSLIYEKCGYRTVKINHLGDWGTQFGKLITAYKLWGTEEKVKAEPIQELLALYIKFHEAAESQPQLEQEGRDWFRRLENGNTEALELWKWFKDESLKEFKKIYDLMGMEFDSYAGEAFYNDKMEPTVEMLREKGLLEDSDGAQVVNLDEYELPPCLIKKSDGATLYATRDLAAARYRFEEYSFVKSLYVVGNEQSLHFKQIKSVLAKMDFPWADGIIHVPFGMMLKDGKKMSTRKGKVVLLENVLQDSIKLAEKNIEDKNPSLANKTDIAVMVGTGAVVFHDLKNFRMNDIEFSLEDMLKVEGETGPYVQYTNARAQSLLRKGAFEAGSGEVNLAADREWAVLTELQAFPDTIKRAIEKNDPSQIAKYVLNLSQAFNKYYGEVKILEDDAEKNARLQLVHSVSIVLEEGLRLLGIKAPKEM; translated from the coding sequence ATGGAATATGTAAAACTGTATTCAGAATTGCTTGCTGCAGAGATAGGTGGGCTTCTTACTTGTAACGAAATAGAGAGGTTAATTGAGAAACCGAAATTTTTGCACCAGGGAGACATGGCTTTTCCATGTTTTCAACTGGCGAAAACGATGCGAAAGCCACCAGCTGCAATTGCCAAAGATCTAAGTTCACGATTGCAACACCAGATCAATGGGTCATTTAATCGATTTGAAGCAGCTGGAGGTTATATAAATGCGTTTTTAAATAAGGCAAACGTCGTCAAAGAACTTTTGAACGAAATTCTGCAAAAGAAGAATCGTTATGGTGACCTTGACCTTGGTGAAAGTCAGGCTGTAACAATTGACCTTTCCTCACCCAATATCGCCAAACCATTTTCGATGGGTCATCTGCGTTCAACCGTTATAGGGAACTCGCTTTCGCTTATCTATGAAAAGTGCGGATACAGAACAGTGAAAATCAATCATCTAGGAGACTGGGGAACACAGTTTGGCAAACTCATTACGGCATATAAGCTCTGGGGCACTGAGGAAAAAGTGAAGGCTGAACCGATCCAGGAGCTGCTTGCACTGTATATTAAATTTCATGAAGCCGCTGAAAGCCAGCCACAGCTTGAACAAGAGGGCAGAGACTGGTTCAGACGCTTGGAAAATGGGAATACTGAAGCGCTCGAGCTTTGGAAATGGTTCAAGGATGAATCATTGAAGGAATTTAAAAAGATATACGACCTTATGGGAATGGAGTTTGATTCGTATGCAGGAGAAGCATTTTATAACGATAAGATGGAACCAACCGTGGAAATGCTGCGTGAAAAGGGACTGCTTGAAGATTCCGATGGGGCACAAGTAGTCAACTTGGATGAATATGAACTCCCTCCTTGTCTAATAAAAAAATCGGATGGCGCAACTTTGTATGCTACTCGGGATTTAGCTGCCGCCAGGTACAGATTCGAAGAGTATTCTTTTGTGAAGTCATTATATGTTGTTGGCAACGAGCAAAGCCTTCACTTTAAACAGATAAAATCAGTGCTTGCAAAAATGGATTTTCCATGGGCGGATGGTATTATTCATGTACCATTTGGAATGATGTTAAAGGACGGCAAAAAAATGTCCACAAGAAAAGGCAAGGTTGTTTTGCTTGAAAATGTTCTCCAGGATTCCATTAAGTTGGCGGAAAAGAATATAGAAGATAAAAATCCTTCTTTGGCCAATAAGACAGATATTGCCGTAATGGTCGGTACCGGTGCCGTTGTTTTTCATGACCTTAAAAATTTCCGCATGAATGATATTGAATTTTCCCTTGAAGATATGCTAAAAGTCGAAGGTGAGACAGGACCATATGTTCAATATACAAATGCGCGAGCACAATCATTGTTGAGAAAGGGTGCATTTGAAGCAGGCAGTGGGGAAGTCAATTTGGCTGCTGATAGAGAATGGGCCGTGTTAACTGAGCTCCAAGCATTTCCTGATACAATCAAAAGAGCGATCGAGAAAAATGATCCATCCCAAATTGCTAAGTATGTCCTAAACCTGTCACAGGCTTTTAATAAATACTACGGTGAAGTCAAGATTCT
- a CDS encoding GNAT family N-acetyltransferase: MIDLVRVKQEDEAILHNLIQFYIYEFTVFQDIKLEENGSFVPFDLKRYWSEPDLHAYFMIYNGELAGFAMVESGDPNVILEFFIMRKFYRRGFGKIAAFKLFDQFPGKWSITQVEKNEPARNFWRKVIGDYTSGNYIETFDDFNRSIQEFNTGLKVK, translated from the coding sequence GTGATTGATTTAGTGAGAGTGAAACAAGAGGATGAAGCAATTCTCCACAATTTAATTCAATTTTATATTTATGAATTTACGGTCTTTCAGGATATAAAACTTGAAGAGAATGGAAGTTTTGTACCGTTTGATTTGAAGCGGTATTGGTCTGAACCCGATTTGCACGCTTATTTTATGATTTACAATGGGGAGCTGGCAGGTTTTGCAATGGTTGAAAGCGGAGACCCCAATGTCATCCTTGAGTTTTTTATCATGAGGAAATTTTACCGGAGAGGATTCGGCAAAATTGCTGCATTTAAGTTGTTTGATCAATTCCCTGGCAAATGGAGTATCACCCAGGTAGAGAAAAATGAACCTGCAAGGAACTTCTGGCGAAAAGTGATAGGCGATTATACGAGCGGTAACTATATTGAAACGTTTGATGATTTCAATAGGTCCATCCAAGAATTCAACACAGGATTAAAAGTTAAATAG
- a CDS encoding RNA polymerase sigma factor, producing the protein MGEINDQYKEQQIMEWYEIYYKDIYRFIFYMMGDRQCCEDLVHDTFVRAFTSYEKFESRTKVKTWLFSIAKHLVIDEIRRRKRKKVLSLFANEPEIQSTFNIEQYIEHRETIERTLEAIQQLKPDYRLVITLKKVEECSTKEISEILGWSESKIRKTLSRGLAALKKMDVLEGSEYFEKTF; encoded by the coding sequence GTGGGGGAAATAAACGATCAATATAAGGAACAACAGATAATGGAATGGTATGAGATATATTATAAAGATATTTACCGGTTTATTTTTTACATGATGGGAGACCGTCAATGCTGCGAAGACTTGGTTCATGATACATTTGTGCGCGCCTTTACGTCCTATGAGAAATTCGAAAGCAGAACGAAGGTTAAAACCTGGCTTTTTAGTATAGCAAAACATCTCGTCATAGATGAAATACGCAGGAGAAAAAGAAAGAAGGTTTTATCATTATTTGCTAATGAGCCAGAGATACAGTCAACTTTTAACATTGAACAGTATATTGAACACAGAGAAACAATAGAGAGAACACTGGAAGCAATCCAGCAGCTTAAACCGGACTACAGGCTTGTGATTACCTTGAAAAAGGTTGAAGAGTGTTCCACTAAGGAAATCTCTGAAATCCTGGGTTGGTCGGAATCAAAAATCAGAAAGACTTTGTCTAGGGGATTAGCTGCATTAAAAAAAATGGATGTATTGGAAGGGAGCGAATACTTTGAGAAAACCTTCTGA
- a CDS encoding OsmC family protein yields MVGTLSGALEARKIPTYPDKVKAKVQGTIEAPEGVLKITKISCHYELKVPAGKSEAAERALKVFEQGCPVAQTLKGCIQFTHTWEIEEY; encoded by the coding sequence CTGGTAGGAACCCTATCTGGCGCGCTGGAGGCGCGTAAAATCCCTACTTATCCCGATAAAGTCAAGGCAAAGGTTCAGGGTACAATTGAAGCACCTGAAGGAGTATTGAAAATCACGAAAATCAGCTGCCATTATGAGCTGAAAGTTCCGGCCGGGAAAAGCGAAGCTGCTGAAAGAGCTTTAAAAGTTTTCGAGCAAGGATGTCCCGTTGCACAAACATTAAAGGGGTGTATTCAGTTCACACACACCTGGGAGATCGAAGAATATTAG
- a CDS encoding LysE/ArgO family amino acid transporter: protein MLAAVIHGFILAFGLILPLGVQNVFVFNQGSIHKKYRRVLPVILTASIIDTLLITLAVLGISVIVLQVAWLKTLLLSAGILFLIYMGYLTWKSTTSEVSAQQEAFSPKKQITFAASVSLLNPHAIMDTIGVIGTSSLNYAGPEKITFALACIVTSWIWFFALAFVGRQVGRLGKSNGFLGIINKLSAMIMWGTAIYLAIIFFNG from the coding sequence ATGTTAGCTGCAGTTATTCATGGATTCATCCTGGCATTTGGTTTGATCCTGCCATTAGGGGTCCAAAATGTATTTGTCTTCAATCAGGGATCGATTCACAAAAAATATAGGAGGGTATTACCAGTGATCCTGACTGCCTCGATAATTGACACTCTCTTGATCACTTTGGCTGTTCTGGGGATATCGGTCATCGTCCTGCAGGTTGCCTGGCTAAAAACATTGCTGTTATCAGCCGGAATACTATTCTTAATTTACATGGGTTATCTAACTTGGAAAAGTACTACCTCTGAAGTATCAGCTCAACAGGAAGCTTTTTCCCCAAAAAAACAAATAACCTTCGCTGCCTCGGTTTCTCTGCTAAATCCGCATGCGATCATGGATACAATCGGAGTGATAGGTACAAGTTCTCTTAACTATGCAGGCCCGGAGAAAATTACATTTGCGCTGGCCTGTATAGTAACATCTTGGATCTGGTTTTTTGCACTTGCCTTCGTTGGCCGGCAAGTGGGGAGGTTAGGAAAATCAAATGGTTTTCTCGGTATCATAAATAAGTTATCCGCGATGATTATGTGGGGAACAGCCATTTATTTGGCGATAATATTTTTTAATGGATAA
- a CDS encoding class I SAM-dependent methyltransferase — translation MNNDTLLINKKSWDVVAPRFYGRTALPEYGPFAPEETELNLFENVNEKKVLDIGCGSGHSLKYMNDNGAAELWGLDLSHTQISAAKELLKDAKVQLFQSPMELNPGIPHAYFDVVYSIFALGWTTNLEQTLKNVHQYLKPDGTFIFSWEHPLFSRIQNTEDGLSFNKSYHEEGPYEHQAWKHPAIMQQYKVSTFINSLVDTGFKIVKMVEEVSITDELINRDQNRWYNLAKVESIPTTLIIKCAKL, via the coding sequence TTGAACAATGACACATTATTAATCAATAAAAAGAGCTGGGACGTGGTCGCTCCTCGATTTTATGGAAGAACGGCACTGCCCGAGTATGGTCCCTTTGCTCCTGAGGAAACTGAGCTTAACCTGTTTGAGAACGTAAACGAAAAAAAAGTTCTCGATATCGGTTGTGGAAGCGGCCACTCTTTAAAGTATATGAACGACAATGGCGCTGCTGAACTGTGGGGGTTGGATCTTTCACATACACAAATTTCAGCGGCAAAGGAATTACTAAAAGATGCAAAGGTTCAATTATTCCAATCACCTATGGAACTGAATCCCGGAATACCCCATGCCTATTTTGATGTTGTCTACTCGATTTTCGCTCTTGGTTGGACGACGAACCTGGAACAGACGCTTAAGAATGTCCATCAATATTTGAAGCCAGACGGAACATTCATTTTCAGCTGGGAACATCCATTATTTAGCCGGATTCAAAATACAGAGGATGGCCTGTCATTTAATAAATCGTACCATGAAGAAGGACCCTATGAACATCAGGCATGGAAACACCCTGCGATCATGCAGCAGTATAAAGTAAGTACATTCATTAATTCACTGGTGGATACAGGTTTTAAAATTGTGAAGATGGTGGAAGAAGTGAGCATCACTGACGAATTGATAAACCGGGATCAAAACAGATGGTATAACCTTGCTAAGGTTGAGTCAATACCTACGACGCTTATTATCAAATGCGCCAAATTATAG